In the genome of Halobacterium noricense, one region contains:
- a CDS encoding nuclear transport factor 2 family protein — protein sequence MDDAALARAYYDAIDAGDYDALRGVLAPEFEHIRPDMTLSGREEFVAFMRDDRPRTDTRHVVDAVYDGAEGVAVHGRLLAVDDGRELFAFVDAFDTADGEIRGLTTYAGAIDSTAGSTSSS from the coding sequence ATGGACGACGCTGCGCTCGCGCGGGCCTACTACGACGCCATCGACGCCGGGGACTACGACGCCCTCCGTGGAGTGCTCGCGCCCGAGTTCGAGCACATCCGCCCGGACATGACGCTCTCGGGGCGCGAGGAGTTCGTCGCGTTCATGCGCGACGACCGCCCGCGCACCGACACCCGCCACGTCGTCGACGCGGTGTACGACGGCGCTGAGGGCGTGGCGGTCCACGGGCGCTTGCTCGCCGTCGACGACGGCCGCGAACTGTTCGCGTTCGTGGACGCCTTCGACACCGCTGACGGCGAAATCCGCGGACTGACGACTTACGCCGGCGCTATCGACTCGACCGCCGGCAGCACCTCGTCCTCGTAG
- a CDS encoding phosphate/phosphite/phosphonate ABC transporter substrate-binding protein, translating to MAGRRKFLKIAGATGIAGLTGLAGCTGDGGDGDGTESGESGTTAGTTESGPTELTFTLTPAESDVNVQQQYQPMFDYLESQADVSITSSVAADYAAVYSSLESGQTDVADAAPAIAIQSADNDVAEVAGIRIAYGAAKYFSLITTTPDSDIEQLSDLEGETVAFADRLSTSGSIFPLYMLKQAGLDTGGAPNGTPNDFEGQWSDHSQARETLINRDPVKAAGTGAFSTAPHVPKDQFPQEFLDMSAENDGDLGTESPELQLLKSSNPIPRAPILIRSGLDATVKSDVTDALLSATEEDLINEDLSDDQQLWFTGLSEGSVEDYQPVRDAFEELGVELGNA from the coding sequence ATGGCGGGACGACGCAAATTCCTCAAAATCGCGGGTGCGACAGGTATCGCTGGACTCACGGGCCTCGCAGGCTGCACCGGTGACGGTGGCGACGGCGACGGCACCGAGAGCGGTGAGTCCGGGACGACGGCCGGCACGACCGAGAGCGGCCCGACGGAACTCACGTTCACGCTGACGCCGGCCGAATCCGACGTCAACGTCCAGCAGCAGTACCAGCCGATGTTCGACTACCTCGAATCCCAGGCGGACGTCTCCATCACCTCCAGCGTCGCCGCGGACTACGCGGCGGTGTACTCCTCGCTGGAGTCCGGCCAGACGGACGTCGCGGACGCCGCACCGGCCATCGCCATCCAGAGCGCGGACAACGACGTCGCGGAAGTCGCGGGCATCCGCATCGCCTACGGCGCGGCGAAGTACTTCTCGCTCATCACGACGACGCCGGACAGCGACATCGAGCAGCTCTCGGACCTCGAAGGCGAGACGGTCGCGTTCGCCGACCGCCTCTCCACGAGCGGCTCCATCTTCCCGCTGTACATGCTCAAGCAGGCGGGCCTCGACACCGGCGGCGCGCCCAACGGCACGCCCAACGACTTCGAGGGCCAGTGGTCGGACCACTCGCAAGCCCGCGAGACGCTCATCAACCGCGACCCCGTGAAGGCCGCCGGTACCGGCGCGTTCTCCACGGCCCCCCACGTCCCCAAAGACCAGTTCCCCCAGGAGTTCCTCGACATGTCCGCCGAGAACGACGGCGACCTCGGCACCGAATCCCCGGAGCTGCAGCTGCTGAAATCCTCGAACCCGATTCCGCGCGCGCCCATCCTCATCCGCTCGGGGCTCGACGCGACGGTCAAGTCCGACGTCACCGACGCGCTGCTGAGCGCCACCGAGGAAGACCTCATCAACGAGGACCTCTCGGACGACCAGCAGCTCTGGTTCACGGGGCTCAGCGAGGGCTCCGTCGAGGACTACCAGCCGGTCCGCGACGCCTTCGAGGAGCTCGGCGTCGAGCTCGGGAACGCGTAA
- a CDS encoding uracil-DNA glycosylase gives MSDIDGMEGVEVTECTRCADLTESRSQIVNGDGPEDAGVLFVGEAPGESEDEEGVPFVGRSGDVLDDELRDAGLPRADVRITNCVRCRPPENRDPSQEELANCRPYLEREIELVDPEVVVTLGKVPGEHLLGRDVAVTNEAGSVERVELGGEPREVLICLHPAATLYDASQRETFTETIAKAATIAGGNSGQSQLGDY, from the coding sequence ATGAGCGACATCGACGGCATGGAGGGCGTGGAAGTCACGGAGTGCACGCGCTGTGCGGACCTCACCGAGTCCCGCAGCCAAATCGTGAACGGCGACGGCCCCGAGGACGCCGGCGTGCTGTTCGTCGGGGAAGCACCCGGCGAATCCGAGGACGAGGAGGGCGTGCCGTTCGTCGGGCGCAGCGGCGACGTGCTCGACGACGAACTCCGGGACGCGGGGCTGCCGCGCGCGGACGTCCGAATCACGAACTGCGTGCGGTGTCGACCGCCCGAGAACCGCGACCCCAGTCAGGAGGAGCTGGCGAACTGCCGGCCGTACCTCGAACGCGAAATCGAACTCGTCGACCCCGAGGTCGTCGTCACGCTCGGGAAGGTGCCCGGCGAACACCTGCTCGGGCGGGACGTCGCGGTGACGAACGAAGCCGGCAGCGTCGAGCGCGTCGAACTCGGCGGCGAGCCCCGCGAAGTGCTGATTTGTCTGCATCCGGCGGCGACGCTGTACGACGCGAGCCAGCGCGAGACGTTCACGGAGACGATAGCAAAAGCGGCGACGATAGCGGGCGGGAACAGCGGGCAGTCCCAGTTGGGGGACTACTGA
- the serS gene encoding serine--tRNA ligase, with product MLSRQYVREHPEEVRDALRKKGVDADLDRILEVDEEWRDRKARGDELRHERNEVSSKIGELKQEGEEEAAQEAIERSQELKDELEEIETCADELEAELERKLLTLPMVPHEEVPVGEDESDNVERRREGFDDVRDLPDEVTPHYDLGEELDILDFERGAKVSGGGFYFAKGAGARLEHALVQFMLDVHREQGYEDVFPPIPVNSKSMEGTGQFPKFVEDAYRIGDVNDADYDEDDLWLLPTAEVPVTNMYRDEILLSDDLPLKHQAYSPNFRREAGEHGTETRGIVRVHQFNKVEMVNFVEPEQSYERFDGLVDEAESVLRRLGLPYRILEMCTGDLGFTQAKKYDIEVWAPGDDMPEGPEEGGRWLEVSSVSNFEDFQARRARIQYRPERHESAEYLHTLNGSGLAVPRVLVAILEYYQNDDGTVDVPEALQPYMNGQEVVEGSAKVGESALGAGERE from the coding sequence ATGCTGAGCAGACAGTACGTCCGCGAACACCCCGAGGAGGTCCGCGACGCCCTGCGGAAGAAGGGCGTGGACGCGGACCTCGACCGGATTCTGGAAGTCGACGAGGAGTGGCGCGACCGCAAGGCCCGCGGCGACGAACTCCGCCACGAGCGCAACGAGGTCTCCTCGAAAATCGGCGAGCTCAAGCAGGAGGGCGAGGAGGAGGCGGCCCAGGAAGCCATCGAGCGCTCGCAGGAACTCAAAGACGAGCTCGAGGAAATCGAGACGTGCGCGGACGAACTCGAGGCCGAACTGGAGCGCAAACTGCTCACGCTCCCGATGGTCCCCCACGAGGAGGTGCCGGTCGGCGAGGACGAGTCCGACAACGTCGAGCGCCGCCGCGAGGGTTTCGACGACGTCCGCGACCTCCCGGACGAGGTCACGCCGCACTACGACCTCGGCGAGGAACTGGACATCCTGGACTTCGAGCGCGGCGCGAAAGTCTCGGGCGGCGGCTTCTACTTCGCCAAGGGCGCGGGCGCGCGCCTCGAACACGCGCTCGTCCAGTTCATGCTCGACGTCCACCGCGAGCAGGGCTACGAGGACGTCTTCCCGCCGATTCCCGTGAATTCGAAGTCGATGGAGGGGACCGGGCAGTTCCCGAAGTTCGTCGAGGACGCCTACCGCATCGGCGACGTCAACGATGCCGACTACGACGAGGACGACCTCTGGCTGCTGCCGACCGCGGAGGTCCCGGTGACGAACATGTACCGCGACGAGATTCTGCTCAGCGACGACCTCCCCCTGAAACACCAGGCGTACTCGCCGAACTTCCGGCGGGAGGCCGGCGAGCACGGCACCGAGACCCGCGGCATCGTGCGCGTCCACCAGTTCAACAAGGTGGAGATGGTGAACTTCGTCGAACCCGAACAGAGCTACGAGCGCTTCGACGGCCTCGTCGACGAAGCCGAGTCGGTGCTGCGCCGTCTCGGCCTCCCCTACCGGATTCTGGAGATGTGCACGGGCGACCTCGGGTTCACGCAGGCGAAGAAGTACGACATCGAGGTGTGGGCTCCCGGCGACGACATGCCCGAAGGCCCCGAGGAGGGCGGGCGCTGGCTCGAAGTTTCGTCCGTCTCGAACTTCGAGGACTTCCAGGCGCGGCGCGCGCGCATCCAGTACCGCCCCGAGCGCCACGAGAGCGCGGAGTACCTCCACACGCTGAACGGCTCGGGGCTGGCGGTGCCGCGCGTGCTCGTCGCCATCCTCGAATACTACCAGAACGACGACGGAACCGTCGACGTGCCCGAAGCGCTCCAGCCGTACATGAACGGCCAGGAAGTCGTGGAGGGCTCGGCGAAAGTTGGCGAGTCCGCGCTCGGCGCGGGCGAACGGGAGTAG
- a CDS encoding TIGR03557 family F420-dependent LLM class oxidoreductase: MVELGYTLSSEEHEPNDLVEYAARAEDVGFDFLSISDHFHPWVSQQGESGFVWSTLGGVAHATDDIPVGIGVVCPIMRYHPAIVAQASASVASMLDGRFFLGVGTGELLNEHIVGEHWPEHAVRLEMLEEAVEIIRKLWAGGQQSHHGNHYTVQNARLFTRPEETPPIIVSAYGPAAAKSAAEIGDGFWSVGPQDTVRTWEEYGGEGPRYTQLSVCYAETEDEAVETAHEWWPNTALPGELSSQLPTTAHFEQACEMVTREDIAELGLVTSPDPEDHVAAVENAVEAGYDRVYVHQVGPNQEEFFEFYEDEVLPAVESIAPA, encoded by the coding sequence ATGGTGGAACTCGGCTACACGCTCTCCAGCGAGGAGCACGAGCCAAACGACCTCGTGGAGTACGCCGCCCGCGCGGAGGACGTGGGGTTCGACTTCCTCTCGATTTCGGACCACTTCCACCCGTGGGTGAGCCAGCAGGGCGAGAGCGGCTTCGTCTGGTCGACGCTCGGCGGCGTCGCGCACGCCACCGACGACATCCCGGTGGGCATCGGCGTCGTCTGCCCCATCATGCGCTACCACCCCGCCATCGTCGCGCAGGCGTCGGCGTCGGTGGCGTCGATGCTCGACGGCCGGTTCTTCCTCGGCGTCGGCACGGGCGAACTGCTGAACGAGCACATCGTCGGCGAGCACTGGCCCGAGCACGCGGTCCGCCTCGAAATGCTCGAAGAAGCGGTCGAAATCATCCGCAAACTCTGGGCGGGCGGCCAGCAGAGCCACCACGGGAACCACTACACCGTCCAGAACGCGCGGCTGTTCACGCGCCCGGAGGAGACGCCGCCCATCATCGTCTCCGCGTACGGCCCAGCCGCAGCGAAGAGCGCCGCCGAAATCGGGGACGGCTTCTGGTCGGTCGGCCCACAGGACACTGTCCGGACGTGGGAGGAGTACGGCGGCGAGGGCCCGCGGTACACGCAGTTGAGCGTCTGCTACGCCGAGACCGAGGATGAAGCAGTCGAGACGGCCCACGAGTGGTGGCCAAACACCGCGCTTCCGGGCGAACTCTCCTCGCAACTGCCGACGACCGCGCACTTCGAACAGGCCTGCGAGATGGTCACCAGGGAGGACATCGCCGAGTTGGGGCTCGTCACCAGCCCCGACCCCGAGGACCACGTCGCGGCCGTCGAGAACGCCGTCGAGGCGGGCTACGACCGCGTGTACGTCCACCAGGTCGGCCCGAATCAGGAGGAATTCTTCGAGTTCTACGAGGACGAGGTGCTGCCGGCGGTCGAGTCGATAGCGCCGGCGTAA
- a CDS encoding 50S ribosomal protein L40e: MSETIEKRLLEKQICMRCNARNPKRASECRKCGYKNLRPKAKESRST, from the coding sequence ATGAGCGAGACCATCGAGAAACGCCTGCTCGAGAAGCAGATTTGCATGCGCTGTAACGCCCGGAACCCGAAGCGCGCCTCCGAGTGCCGCAAGTGCGGGTACAAGAACCTGCGCCCGAAGGCCAAGGAGTCCCGCTCGACGTAA
- a CDS encoding inorganic phosphate transporter: protein MEVLLVLAVAAAAFVGFNVGGSSTGVAWGPSVGAGVTKKTTAAALMTVFALLGGWTVGRNVVETLGSGVVAPSAFTVEASIVVLVFIGLGMVVANAYGVPVSTSMTAVGAIAGLGLATGTLDWAVLGEIVVWWLVAPVAGFWCGGVVGRYLYVHLQRVVEVEQSDGPMVTLDWSSFIPRPALGPGTSLREFVSTALVVVVACYMSFSAGASNVANAVAPLVGGGLLAPGPAVVLAAAAIGVGAFTIARRTMASVGSELTDLPLLAAMVVTVVAATITTAASWLGIPISLALSTVMTIVGLGWGRASRTATAADLARGDVEGGVSVSAVAVEAGDGVAEIGEARADDLQDAAALFDPSTVARFVSFWILGPSAATVLSYLAFFVLPVAGTP from the coding sequence ATGGAGGTCCTGTTGGTCCTCGCCGTCGCGGCCGCGGCGTTCGTCGGCTTCAACGTCGGCGGGTCGTCGACGGGCGTCGCGTGGGGGCCGTCGGTCGGCGCGGGCGTCACGAAGAAGACGACCGCAGCGGCGCTGATGACGGTGTTCGCCCTGCTGGGCGGCTGGACGGTCGGGCGCAACGTCGTCGAGACGCTGGGCAGCGGGGTCGTCGCGCCGAGCGCGTTCACCGTCGAGGCGAGCATCGTCGTGCTCGTGTTCATCGGGCTCGGGATGGTGGTCGCGAACGCCTACGGCGTCCCGGTCTCGACGTCGATGACGGCGGTCGGTGCCATCGCGGGCCTCGGCCTCGCGACGGGCACGCTCGATTGGGCGGTGCTCGGGGAAATCGTCGTCTGGTGGCTGGTCGCGCCAGTCGCGGGCTTCTGGTGTGGCGGGGTCGTCGGGCGCTACCTCTACGTCCACCTGCAGCGCGTCGTCGAAGTCGAGCAGTCCGACGGCCCGATGGTCACGCTCGATTGGTCGTCGTTCATCCCCAGACCAGCGCTCGGCCCGGGGACGTCGCTCCGGGAGTTCGTCAGTACCGCGCTCGTCGTCGTCGTGGCGTGCTACATGTCGTTCTCCGCGGGCGCGAGCAACGTCGCGAACGCGGTCGCACCACTGGTCGGCGGCGGACTCCTCGCCCCCGGGCCGGCGGTCGTGCTCGCGGCGGCGGCCATCGGCGTCGGCGCGTTCACCATCGCGCGCCGCACGATGGCGTCGGTTGGAAGCGAACTCACGGACCTCCCGCTGCTGGCCGCCATGGTCGTGACGGTCGTCGCGGCGACGATTACGACCGCCGCGTCGTGGCTCGGCATCCCCATCAGTCTCGCGCTCTCGACGGTGATGACCATCGTCGGACTCGGCTGGGGGCGCGCGTCCCGGACGGCGACGGCGGCGGATCTCGCGCGCGGCGACGTCGAGGGTGGCGTCTCCGTGAGCGCGGTCGCCGTCGAGGCGGGCGACGGCGTCGCCGAAATCGGCGAGGCGCGCGCCGACGACCTGCAGGACGCGGCGGCGCTGTTCGACCCGTCGACGGTCGCGCGGTTCGTCTCCTTCTGGATTCTCGGGCCGAGCGCCGCGACCGTCCTCTCCTACCTGGCGTTCTTCGTGCTTCCCGTGGCGGGGACGCCGTGA
- a CDS encoding endonuclease dU, with the protein MKSGTRALGVAESYQGDASTFAGAVVRASRIADGFSFTSCTVGGLDSTAAVVDCYQQLGREDVQYVFVSGIAPAWFNVVDLHTVHDAVSRPVLSVSFEASEGLEAAIRREFSDDERDRRLARYERQPDRESVPVNDEQVFVRAVGCENPKEVVRAFTPEGGRPEPLRVARLAARAADRRKGAGDDSGL; encoded by the coding sequence GTGAAGTCCGGGACGCGCGCGCTCGGCGTCGCGGAGTCCTATCAGGGGGATGCGTCGACGTTCGCCGGCGCTGTCGTGCGGGCGTCCCGAATCGCGGACGGGTTCTCGTTCACGTCGTGTACGGTCGGCGGCCTCGACAGCACCGCGGCCGTCGTCGACTGCTACCAGCAGTTGGGTCGCGAGGACGTCCAGTACGTCTTCGTGTCGGGTATCGCGCCCGCGTGGTTCAACGTCGTCGACCTCCACACCGTCCACGACGCGGTCTCGCGGCCCGTGCTCTCCGTCTCCTTCGAGGCCAGCGAGGGACTCGAAGCCGCCATCCGCCGGGAGTTCTCCGACGACGAACGCGACCGACGACTCGCACGCTACGAGCGCCAGCCCGACCGCGAGTCCGTACCCGTGAACGACGAACAGGTGTTCGTGCGCGCGGTCGGCTGCGAGAATCCCAAAGAAGTCGTGCGCGCGTTCACGCCCGAGGGCGGCCGTCCGGAGCCGCTGCGGGTGGCTCGATTGGCGGCACGCGCAGCCGACCGAAGGAAGGGCGCGGGCGACGACTCGGGTCTGTAA
- the hisH gene encoding imidazole glycerol phosphate synthase subunit HisH, with amino-acid sequence MSISSTDQTTASVVVVDYGLGNLRSVTRGLERANAAVTISDDPGALDDADGIVLPGVGAFGDGMENAGPFRDALVDAADEGRPLFGICLGMQMLLTESEEAEREGQGDVRGLDLIPGRNRRFTGDVKVPHMGWNELDVVRDHPLVDGVDTVSSETRRADGTAGGSIDGEYAYFVHSYYAEPDSDDHVVAETDYGEAFPSIVANDEGNVFGTQFHPEKSGETGLRILRNFVDICADQ; translated from the coding sequence ATGAGTATCTCGTCGACCGACCAGACGACGGCCTCGGTCGTCGTCGTGGACTACGGGCTGGGGAACCTCCGGAGTGTCACGCGTGGGCTCGAACGCGCGAACGCGGCCGTGACAATCTCGGACGACCCCGGCGCACTCGACGACGCCGACGGCATCGTGCTCCCGGGCGTCGGCGCGTTCGGCGACGGCATGGAGAACGCCGGCCCGTTCCGCGACGCGCTCGTCGACGCCGCCGACGAGGGTCGCCCGCTGTTCGGCATCTGTTTGGGGATGCAGATGCTGCTCACGGAGAGCGAGGAAGCCGAACGCGAGGGCCAGGGCGACGTGCGGGGACTGGACTTGATTCCGGGGCGCAACCGCCGGTTCACGGGCGACGTGAAGGTCCCGCACATGGGCTGGAACGAGCTCGACGTCGTGCGTGACCACCCGCTCGTCGATGGCGTCGACACCGTCTCGTCAGAGACGCGACGAGCAGACGGAACCGCGGGCGGTTCCATCGACGGCGAGTACGCGTACTTCGTGCACTCCTACTACGCCGAGCCGGACAGCGACGACCACGTAGTCGCCGAGACCGACTACGGCGAGGCGTTCCCGTCCATCGTCGCCAACGACGAGGGCAACGTCTTCGGCACGCAGTTCCACCCCGAGAAGTCCGGGGAGACCGGGCTCCGGATTCTCCGGAACTTCGTGGACATCTGCGCCGACCAGTAG
- a CDS encoding DUF367 family protein → MDLHVRYEGDDDPKKCTARKLARFDEAVLHETARATPYGVVLNPHADTALSPADADHGRLVALDCSWETAGEAMFEIDGEHRALPFLVAANPVNYGQPFQLNTVEAFAAGLCILGEREHAERILSKFTWGHTFLELNEEPLRRYSECADSAEVVAVQEDYLADEPDAAETEEECS, encoded by the coding sequence GTGGACCTGCACGTCCGGTACGAGGGCGACGACGACCCGAAGAAGTGCACGGCGCGCAAGCTCGCGCGCTTCGACGAGGCCGTCCTCCACGAGACGGCGCGCGCGACGCCGTACGGCGTCGTCCTGAACCCGCACGCCGACACCGCGCTGTCGCCCGCGGACGCCGACCACGGGCGGCTGGTGGCGCTGGACTGCTCGTGGGAGACCGCCGGCGAAGCGATGTTCGAAATCGACGGCGAGCACCGCGCGCTCCCGTTCCTCGTCGCCGCCAACCCCGTGAATTACGGGCAGCCGTTCCAGCTCAACACGGTGGAGGCGTTCGCCGCCGGGCTGTGCATCCTCGGCGAGCGCGAGCACGCTGAGCGCATCCTCTCGAAGTTCACGTGGGGGCACACGTTCCTCGAACTCAACGAGGAGCCGCTCCGGCGGTACAGCGAGTGCGCGGACTCCGCCGAAGTCGTCGCGGTGCAGGAGGACTATCTCGCGGACGAACCGGACGCGGCTGAGACGGAGGAGGAGTGCTCATGA
- a CDS encoding MBL fold metallo-hydrolase, with product MDVVHVTFDAETFTCNAYLVPGDEPTLVDAGAFDGVVDEIRRHVDDLERVVLTHQHGDHVEQLDAVVDAFDPDVYAFADHRLRTHELGDGDNVRIGDDDFDVVFTPGHAPDHVSLVSDAALFSGDVVVHDDGAFDDGSFGRTDMPGQSRERLIGSVRELLQRMPDTVEHMYAGHGSVFHGDVREVVERALERAERREPKYDE from the coding sequence ATGGACGTAGTCCACGTCACCTTCGACGCCGAGACGTTCACCTGCAACGCCTATCTCGTCCCCGGCGACGAGCCGACGCTCGTGGACGCCGGTGCCTTCGACGGCGTCGTCGACGAAATTCGGCGTCACGTTGACGACCTCGAACGCGTCGTCCTCACCCACCAGCACGGCGACCACGTCGAGCAACTGGACGCGGTCGTGGACGCCTTCGACCCCGACGTGTACGCATTCGCCGACCACCGCCTTCGCACGCACGAACTCGGCGACGGCGACAACGTCAGAATCGGCGACGACGACTTCGACGTCGTGTTCACGCCCGGTCACGCCCCCGACCACGTCTCGCTGGTCTCAGACGCCGCGCTGTTCTCCGGCGACGTCGTCGTTCACGACGACGGCGCGTTCGACGACGGGAGCTTCGGCCGCACCGACATGCCCGGCCAGTCCCGCGAACGCCTCATCGGGAGCGTCCGCGAACTCCTCCAGCGGATGCCGGACACTGTCGAGCACATGTACGCGGGCCACGGCAGCGTCTTCCACGGCGACGTGCGCGAGGTCGTCGAGCGCGCGCTCGAACGCGCCGAGCGCCGCGAACCCAAGTACGACGAGTAG
- a CDS encoding DUF5786 family protein: MGFGSYDESEQENQSLDSADIDAEEDLDTAEFEHSGDVSYEIGASNDELLDRLQDIKGE, translated from the coding sequence ATGGGTTTCGGGAGCTACGACGAATCCGAACAGGAGAATCAGTCTCTCGACTCAGCGGACATCGACGCGGAGGAGGACCTCGACACCGCGGAGTTCGAGCACAGCGGCGACGTGAGCTACGAAATCGGGGCGTCGAACGACGAACTGCTCGACCGGCTGCAGGACATCAAGGGCGAGTAG
- the phnE gene encoding phosphonate ABC transporter, permease protein PhnE yields the protein MSTESESEQSVSESVQEQFTRLRINKRARQVFGLFALVVFGWLFSLALGQVGFSIAEIMEYWPDFRDALGQFFPPGEIFGIPFVDTGAYWSFIQQNDLLFELHTNGAGVAFWNWTFVPGQMFITLAMGFAGTVLGLPGALLLGVLGSERVTPYPFNFIFRGTMSVIRAIPALVWALIYIPLGGVTPFTATLAIGTDTMGNLGRLFTDALEEVEDGPIEAIGSTGASGPQRVVFGMLSQVFSPFIAWTMYILEINTRIAVTMGLIGGGGLGYVLQTQRGLFKYTNMMATILVIFVLVISVEVVSQRVRAYIRGTEESQGLIALIVEFPQRMVRTLWQ from the coding sequence ATGAGCACGGAGTCAGAATCCGAGCAGTCCGTCTCTGAGTCGGTCCAGGAGCAGTTCACCCGCCTCCGCATCAACAAGCGCGCGCGACAGGTCTTCGGCCTGTTCGCGCTGGTCGTGTTCGGCTGGCTGTTCTCGCTGGCGCTCGGCCAGGTCGGCTTCTCCATCGCCGAAATCATGGAGTACTGGCCGGACTTCCGGGACGCACTCGGACAGTTCTTCCCGCCCGGCGAAATCTTCGGCATCCCATTCGTGGACACGGGCGCGTACTGGTCGTTCATCCAGCAGAACGACCTCCTCTTCGAACTCCACACCAACGGCGCGGGCGTCGCGTTCTGGAATTGGACGTTCGTCCCCGGACAGATGTTCATCACGCTCGCGATGGGGTTCGCGGGCACCGTGCTCGGGCTGCCGGGCGCGCTCCTGCTGGGCGTGCTGGGCTCCGAGCGCGTCACGCCGTACCCGTTCAACTTCATCTTCCGCGGCACGATGAGCGTCATCCGCGCGATTCCCGCGCTCGTCTGGGCGCTCATCTACATCCCGCTGGGCGGCGTCACGCCGTTCACGGCGACACTCGCTATCGGCACCGACACCATGGGGAATCTCGGCCGGCTGTTCACGGACGCTCTCGAAGAGGTCGAGGACGGCCCCATCGAGGCCATCGGCTCGACCGGGGCAAGCGGCCCCCAGCGCGTCGTCTTCGGCATGCTGAGTCAGGTGTTCTCGCCGTTCATCGCGTGGACGATGTACATCCTCGAAATCAACACGCGCATCGCCGTCACCATGGGGCTCATCGGCGGCGGCGGTCTGGGCTACGTCCTCCAGACTCAGCGCGGGCTGTTCAAGTACACGAACATGATGGCGACGATTCTGGTCATCTTCGTGCTCGTCATCTCCGTGGAAGTCGTCAGCCAGCGCGTCCGCGCGTACATCCGCGGCACCGAGGAGTCCCAGGGGCTCATCGCACTCATCGTGGAGTTCCCCCAGCGGATGGTCCGCACGCTCTGGCAGTAA
- the phnC gene encoding phosphonate ABC transporter ATP-binding protein — MIEVSNLSKSYGEIQAVDDVSFTIPDGEFVVVLGESGAGKSTLLRCLNGITEPTEGSITINGDPVEGPRDDVAMVFQQHYLIEEMSAYNNALTGALGRTSFFNSLLGRYPEEDKYEALRALETVGLLEESGQSVGQMSGGQQQRVGIARALVQKPNLLLADEPVASLDPASAEQVMAYIRAAADERGLSTLASLHQVNIAREFGERFLGMKDGEVIFDGYRDDLTVDVIDEIYGTIETEAIRTEAEA; from the coding sequence ATGATTGAAGTCTCAAACCTGAGCAAATCCTACGGTGAGATTCAAGCTGTCGACGACGTCTCGTTCACCATCCCCGACGGTGAGTTCGTCGTCGTGCTCGGCGAGTCCGGCGCGGGGAAGTCGACGCTTCTGCGCTGTCTCAACGGTATCACCGAGCCGACGGAGGGGTCCATCACCATCAACGGCGACCCCGTCGAGGGGCCGCGGGACGACGTCGCGATGGTGTTCCAGCAGCACTACCTCATCGAGGAGATGAGCGCGTACAACAACGCCCTCACGGGTGCACTCGGCCGCACGTCCTTCTTCAACAGTCTGCTCGGCCGCTACCCCGAGGAGGACAAGTACGAGGCGCTGCGCGCCCTCGAAACCGTCGGCCTGCTCGAGGAGTCCGGGCAGTCGGTCGGGCAGATGAGCGGCGGCCAACAGCAGCGCGTCGGCATCGCACGCGCGCTCGTTCAGAAACCGAACCTCCTGCTCGCCGACGAGCCGGTTGCGAGCCTCGACCCGGCGTCGGCCGAACAGGTGATGGCGTACATCCGTGCGGCGGCCGACGAGCGCGGCCTGTCGACGCTCGCCAGCCTCCACCAGGTGAACATCGCCCGCGAGTTCGGGGAGCGCTTCCTCGGCATGAAGGACGGCGAGGTCATCTTCGACGGCTACCGCGACGACCTCACGGTCGACGTCATCGACGAGATTTACGGGACCATCGAAACCGAAGCGATTCGCACGGAGGCCGAAGCATGA